The Thiomonas sp. FB-Cd genome includes a window with the following:
- the nagZ gene encoding beta-N-acetylhexosaminidase: MLHAPLIIDVAGTTLSSLDRRRLKNSQVGGVILFTRNWASREQLVALVAAIKSVRPDLLVSVDHEGGRVQRFREGGFTPLPAMAALGRLWMRDPMGAVQSAAACGYVMGAELRACGVDLSFAPVLDLDWGRSGVMATRALHADARVTSLLAQSLIGGMQRAGLAHCAKHFPGHGWAGADSHVDTPRDTRGLRTILRHDAAPYGWLRHGLQAVMPAHVVYPKVDDLPAGFSARWLQDILRCRLGFTGAIISDDLSMQGARAQARNDTSAALMALQAGCDLVMLCNQSVVDKGAAIDAVLHGLEQAVISGVWHPDPDSAQRRLALLATRPPLPWDVLVRTSAYTGALDDLARV, from the coding sequence ATGCTTCACGCCCCCCTGATCATCGATGTCGCCGGTACTACGCTTTCCTCGCTGGACCGGCGTCGCCTAAAGAATTCACAGGTTGGCGGCGTGATTTTGTTCACCCGCAACTGGGCCTCGCGCGAGCAGCTGGTCGCACTCGTTGCCGCCATCAAGTCGGTGCGGCCTGACTTGCTGGTGAGCGTGGATCACGAGGGTGGGCGCGTGCAGCGCTTCCGCGAGGGGGGCTTCACGCCATTGCCGGCTATGGCGGCGCTTGGCCGGCTGTGGATGCGAGATCCCATGGGAGCCGTGCAGAGCGCGGCGGCCTGCGGTTATGTCATGGGTGCCGAGTTGCGTGCCTGTGGCGTGGATCTGAGCTTTGCCCCGGTGCTCGATTTGGATTGGGGGCGCTCAGGCGTGATGGCCACCCGTGCCCTGCACGCGGACGCGCGCGTAACCAGCTTGCTGGCGCAAAGTCTGATCGGCGGCATGCAGCGTGCGGGCCTTGCACATTGCGCCAAGCATTTTCCAGGCCACGGCTGGGCTGGGGCGGATTCGCATGTGGACACCCCGCGCGATACCCGCGGGCTGCGAACCATCTTGCGACACGACGCGGCCCCCTACGGCTGGCTGCGCCATGGATTGCAGGCGGTAATGCCCGCGCATGTGGTCTACCCGAAGGTGGACGATCTTCCGGCTGGGTTTAGCGCCCGATGGCTGCAGGACATCCTCAGGTGCCGGCTGGGCTTCACCGGTGCCATTATCAGCGATGACCTCAGCATGCAGGGCGCACGCGCGCAGGCCCGGAACGATACGTCTGCAGCCCTGATGGCGCTCCAAGCCGGGTGCGACCTGGTCATGCTGTGCAACCAAAGCGTGGTTGACAAGGGTGCGGCAATCGATGCCGTGTTGCATGGGCTGGAACAGGCAGTCATCTCGGGGGTTTGGCACCCGGACCCGGACAGTGCCCAACGCCGGTTGGCCTTGCTGGCCACCCGCCCGCCGTTGCCTTGGGATGTCCTCGTACGCACATCTGCCTACACGGGCGCTCTGGATGATCTGGCGCGGGTTTGA
- the acpS gene encoding holo-ACP synthase, whose protein sequence is MSGIYGIGTDICDVNRIRRAWQRHGERFAERILGDQELEVFATRQARAPARGERYLATRFAAKEAFSKAIGLGIHMPMTWRACQILNGPKGSPIIVLQGELAAWCAERRLRFHVSVSDETISATAFVVAETCDRG, encoded by the coding sequence ATGAGCGGGATTTACGGCATTGGCACAGACATTTGCGATGTCAATCGCATCCGCCGCGCTTGGCAGCGGCATGGCGAGCGCTTTGCCGAGCGCATCTTGGGGGATCAGGAACTGGAAGTCTTCGCGACGCGCCAGGCGCGGGCCCCCGCACGTGGCGAACGCTACCTTGCCACGCGCTTTGCGGCCAAGGAAGCCTTTTCCAAGGCCATCGGATTGGGTATCCACATGCCGATGACTTGGCGCGCCTGCCAAATTCTCAACGGTCCGAAGGGATCGCCCATCATCGTTCTTCAAGGCGAGCTGGCTGCTTGGTGCGCCGAGCGGAGGCTGCGCTTTCACGTCTCCGTATCTGACGAGACAATCTCGGCAACCGCATTTGTGGTGGCCGAGACTTGCGATCGCGGTTGA
- a CDS encoding pyridoxine 5'-phosphate synthase, producing MNPLVSNTVPGPLLGVNIDHVATLRNARGGNFPDPVRLAQMAVDGGADIITFHLREDRRHIRDADVQRMKAEIAVPLNFESAVTQEMLGIIAQVRPQYVCLVPERRLEITTEGGLDVAGQFARVRDACATLAAIGCRVSLFIEANRQQMEAAAQAGAPCVELHTGAYANAYEAGDTAKIQSELTRIHEGIALAQSLGLQTNAGHGLTLASTPSIAAQPWVQELHIGHALVGHALAVGMERSVRDFKAVIARARAAQPPVPSR from the coding sequence ATGAACCCCCTTGTCTCCAACACCGTGCCCGGGCCCTTGCTGGGGGTGAATATCGATCATGTGGCCACGCTGCGCAATGCGCGCGGTGGCAACTTTCCGGACCCCGTGCGCTTGGCGCAGATGGCAGTGGACGGCGGGGCTGACATCATCACTTTTCACCTGCGCGAAGATCGGCGCCATATCCGTGACGCCGACGTGCAGCGAATGAAGGCCGAGATCGCGGTGCCGTTGAATTTTGAATCCGCCGTGACGCAGGAGATGCTCGGCATCATTGCGCAGGTACGGCCGCAGTATGTCTGTCTCGTACCCGAGCGACGGCTAGAGATCACCACCGAGGGTGGGCTGGATGTGGCGGGTCAGTTTGCGCGCGTGCGGGATGCTTGTGCCACGCTTGCTGCCATCGGCTGCCGCGTCTCGTTGTTCATCGAGGCAAACCGGCAGCAAATGGAGGCTGCAGCGCAAGCTGGAGCTCCCTGTGTGGAGCTGCATACCGGTGCGTACGCTAACGCCTACGAAGCGGGCGATACGGCAAAAATCCAGTCCGAGCTGACGCGCATCCACGAAGGCATCGCGCTGGCACAATCGCTCGGCCTGCAGACCAACGCCGGCCACGGATTGACGCTGGCCAGCACCCCTTCGATTGCCGCGCAACCATGGGTGCAGGAGTTGCACATCGGTCATGCCCTGGTCGGCCATGCCTTGGCTGTGGGAATGGAGCGCTCGGTACGTGACTTCAAGGCCGTGATTGCTCGAGCCCGAGCAGCGCAGCCCCCTGTTCCGTCTCGATGA
- the recO gene encoding DNA repair protein RecO — protein MERAHDEPTYVLHAHPWKETSLVLDVFSRHHGRLALVAKGAKRPTSQLRTVLLGFQPFAASWSGRGEVRTLTRAEWSGGVPPLTGLSLLCGFYFNELLVRLLAKEDAHEALFDAYHQAVAQLGADAHALTAGVEPLLRRFEITLLRELGHLPPLDRESQSEERVQGEALYAVDPQLGVLPLVPGQAHGQVGIYPGAQLLAIEAGDWGQPGAARAAKSLMRELLHYHLGTQPLRTRQLLIDLHKL, from the coding sequence ATTGAACGCGCGCATGATGAGCCGACCTATGTGTTGCACGCACATCCCTGGAAGGAAACGAGCCTCGTCCTTGATGTATTCAGCCGTCACCACGGGCGCTTGGCGTTGGTCGCCAAGGGTGCCAAGCGGCCTACCTCGCAACTGCGCACCGTGCTTCTGGGGTTTCAGCCTTTTGCAGCCAGCTGGAGCGGGCGAGGCGAGGTACGCACACTCACGCGTGCCGAGTGGAGCGGAGGTGTACCACCGCTGACAGGTCTGTCACTTCTCTGCGGCTTTTACTTCAACGAGTTGCTGGTGCGCCTATTGGCAAAGGAAGACGCACACGAGGCACTCTTCGATGCGTATCACCAGGCGGTGGCCCAATTGGGGGCGGATGCGCATGCGCTAACGGCAGGGGTGGAGCCACTGCTGCGGCGCTTCGAGATCACTCTTTTGCGCGAACTTGGCCATCTGCCGCCGCTGGATCGCGAGAGTCAATCGGAAGAGCGCGTGCAGGGCGAAGCCCTCTATGCGGTGGATCCGCAGCTCGGTGTGTTGCCCCTGGTTCCAGGCCAGGCCCATGGGCAGGTTGGCATCTACCCGGGAGCACAGCTCTTGGCCATTGAGGCTGGCGACTGGGGTCAACCCGGCGCGGCTCGCGCAGCCAAAAGCCTGATGCGCGAGCTGCTTCACTATCATCTTGGTACACAACCCCTGCGTACGCGCCAGTTGTTGATTGACCTGCACAAGCTATGA